AAGCCAGTTCAGCCAGTGTGGCGGGGGCGTTCGTGGTGGTGGCCTCGACGGTGACCGCCGTATTCCTGCTCGGCTGGCGGGCCGCCATCACAGCCCTCTCAGCACGCGCGGGCCGGCACGGTTCGGACGGCTGACGGCCCGATCAGTGGTACGCACCGACGGCGACACCTGGGACCCGGCCACCGGTGTCGGCATGACGGCGACGTTCGGTGCGGTGGCCAGGGCGGTGGGGACCAACAAGGGTTTGATCAACGATCCGTTCGCCGAGCCTCTGGTGCGCGCCGCGGGGGTGGAGTACTTCATCCGGGTGATCGAGGACGAGCAGTATGCGGCCGACGGCGGCGGTGACCCCGTCATGTACGGGATGCTCAACATTCTTGCCGTGCACGGCCGGTTCCTGGACGAGTACCTGACCAGAGCCGCGCGAGCGGGCATCCGCCAAGCGGTCAATCTCGGCTGTGGGCTGGACACCAGGGCCTACCGATTGTGGTGGCCGCCTGGAACCACGGTGTACGAGTGCGACCAGCCGGGGGTGATGGATTTCAAGGCGCAGGTGCTGCGCGGCCTCGGGGGGAAGCTGACCACCCATCGCTGCGCCGTGGGAGTCGACCTTCGTGACGACTGGCTGACGGCGCTGCGGCGGGTCGGATTCGATCCAGCGCAACCGACGGTCTGGATAGCCGAGAACCTGTTGATCGGTTACCTGCCGCCGGATGCGCAGGATCGGCTGCTGCATCAGCTCAGCGCATCCAGCGCGGCCGGCAGCCGGTTTGCCGCCGACCACATGCCGTGGACCGAGGCGCAGCTCCAGGAGGGCCGGGCCTTCATCGATGGCTGGCGCCAGGAGGGCCTGGACATCGATCTGGCCAAGTTGACCTACTCCGCCGAATTCGGTTCGCTCCCTGAGAATCTCGAGGCTCACGGCTGGCGGACCAATGACAGGACGCTGGTCGAGTTGCTGTCCACCGTCGGTCTCGCGGGCCGCCGGCGGGTCAGCCGGCACGACTTGGCGATCACGCCCCGCTACGTGACGGCGATGATGGGTGACCGGTGACGGGGCAGCTGCGCTTCGTGCCGGCCGCCCTGGACGACCCGCTGGCCCAACCGCTGCTGACCGAACTGGCCGACGAGTACGCGCAACGCTACGACGCGGACCCGCAACGGATCGCCGAGTGGCTCGTCGACGGCCCGGCGGGTGAGTTCGCGCCTCCGGACGGCGGGATGCTGATCGGCGTGCTGGACGGCCAGCCGGTGACCGGCGGCGCGTTCTGCCGGTTCGACGCCGAGACCGCCGAACTCAAACGCGTCTGGACACACCACGACCACCGCCGCCGCGGCTATGCCAGGTCACTACTGGCCGCCTTGGAATCGGAGATCGCCCGCCGCGGTTACACCAGGGTGTACCTCATCACCGGTGACCGTCAGCCTGAGGCCGAAGAGCTTTACGAAGCGACCGGATACACCCGGCTGTCCGAACCTCTGCCGTCACAGGGGCCGGTGTTCCCGATCGCTTTCCTGAAGGCGCTCGCATGAATCTCGGGGTCGCACTGGACGGCTACGGCTGGCACACGCAGGCCTGGGCGCTGGCGCAGGAAAACCGCTCTGTACTCAGCGGAAAGTACTGGGCCGAGCTCGCGATGACGGCCGAGCGCGGCCTACTGGACTTCCTGACCATCGACGACTCGCTCATGCCGCAGCCCGGACGCCGCGAGCGCATCGATCCGCACCGCCTGGCCGGACGCGGCGACGCCGTGCTGGCTGCCGCTCGCGTCGCCCCGGCCACCCGGCATATCGGCCTGATCCCGGTGGCCACCGTCACCCACACCGAGCCGTTCCATATCTCCAAAGCCATTGCCACCCTTGACTATGTCTCGCACGGCCGGGCCGGCTGGCAGCCTCGGGTCAGCGTCACCACGCACGAGGCGGCGCTGTTCGGCAGGCGGACCGTGCGACCCGAGGATTTGTTTCCCGAAGCCCGCGACTATGTCGAGGTGGTGCGCAGGTTGTGGGACAGCTGGGAGGACGACGCGGTCATCCGTGATGTCGCCACCGGCCGCTACATCGACCGGAACAAGCTGCATTACATCGATTTCACCGGACCGTTCTTCTCCGTCAAAGGGCCGTCGATCACACCCCGGCCGCCGCAGGGTCAGCCGGTGATCGCGGTGCTGGCCCACGCCACACCGGTGTACGAGTTCGCGGCCGAGACCGCCGACGTCGTCTTCGTCACGCCTTCAGATACGTCCCTGGACACCCTGCTGAACGAGGTACGCGGGATCGGTGAACATCTGAAAGTCTTTGCTGACATTGTGGTTTCGTTCCACGGGGAAACCGACTTCCGGTCCGACACGTTGGTTTGGGGCGGTAGCCCGGACGAACTTGCAGACCTGCTGCTGGCGTGGCAACGCGCGGGCGCCGACGGTGTTCGGCTGCGTCCCGCGGTGCACGCCACC
This genomic stretch from Mycobacterium paragordonae harbors:
- a CDS encoding SAM-dependent methyltransferase, translating into MTATFGAVARAVGTNKGLINDPFAEPLVRAAGVEYFIRVIEDEQYAADGGGDPVMYGMLNILAVHGRFLDEYLTRAARAGIRQAVNLGCGLDTRAYRLWWPPGTTVYECDQPGVMDFKAQVLRGLGGKLTTHRCAVGVDLRDDWLTALRRVGFDPAQPTVWIAENLLIGYLPPDAQDRLLHQLSASSAAGSRFAADHMPWTEAQLQEGRAFIDGWRQEGLDIDLAKLTYSAEFGSLPENLEAHGWRTNDRTLVELLSTVGLAGRRRVSRHDLAITPRYVTAMMGDR
- a CDS encoding GNAT family N-acetyltransferase, with translation MTGQLRFVPAALDDPLAQPLLTELADEYAQRYDADPQRIAEWLVDGPAGEFAPPDGGMLIGVLDGQPVTGGAFCRFDAETAELKRVWTHHDHRRRGYARSLLAALESEIARRGYTRVYLITGDRQPEAEELYEATGYTRLSEPLPSQGPVFPIAFLKALA
- a CDS encoding LLM class flavin-dependent oxidoreductase; this encodes MNLGVALDGYGWHTQAWALAQENRSVLSGKYWAELAMTAERGLLDFLTIDDSLMPQPGRRERIDPHRLAGRGDAVLAAARVAPATRHIGLIPVATVTHTEPFHISKAIATLDYVSHGRAGWQPRVSVTTHEAALFGRRTVRPEDLFPEARDYVEVVRRLWDSWEDDAVIRDVATGRYIDRNKLHYIDFTGPFFSVKGPSITPRPPQGQPVIAVLAHATPVYEFAAETADVVFVTPSDTSLDTLLNEVRGIGEHLKVFADIVVSFHGETDFRSDTLVWGGSPDELADLLLAWQRAGADGVRLRPAVHATDLPVIVDAVVPLLQRAGEFRSEYRDGETLRERLGLPVAVNRYTAVQR